In the Candidatus Binatia bacterium genome, one interval contains:
- the groL gene encoding chaperonin GroEL (60 kDa chaperone family; promotes refolding of misfolded polypeptides especially under stressful conditions; forms two stacked rings of heptamers to form a barrel-shaped 14mer; ends can be capped by GroES; misfolded proteins enter the barrel where they are refolded when GroES binds) → MTAKIVAFGEDARRRIMQGVNTLADAVTVTLGPKGRNVVIEKSWGAPTVTKDGVTVAKEIQLEDKFENMGAQMVKEVASKTSDVAGDGTTTATVLARAIFTEGSKMVAAGHDPMTIKRGIDKAVARALEELKSVSKSTKGREEIAQVGTVSANGDTTIGDIIAEAMDKVGKEGVITVEEAKSLETTLEVVEGMQFDRGYLSPYFVTDPERMETVLEDPYILINEKKISNMKDLLPILEQVAKSGRPLLLIAEDVEGEALATLVVNKIRGTLTAAAVKAPGFGDRRKAMLEDIAILTGGRLIAEELGIRLENVNLKDLGRCKRVVIDKDNTTIIDGAGKKSDIEGRIKQVRAQIDETTSDYDREKLQERLAKMVGGVAVIKVGAATEVEMKEKKARVEDAMHATRAAVEEGIVPGGGVALVRAAATLDNLEATTEERVGVQIVRRAMEEPTRRIAANAGTDGSVILDKVKNGKGAFGFNAASEEFGDLVKEGIIDPTKVVRTALQNAASVAGLLLTTEAVVAEKPEKKEAAPGGAPNYDDM, encoded by the coding sequence ATGACAGCAAAAATCGTGGCGTTCGGCGAGGACGCCCGCCGCCGCATCATGCAAGGCGTCAACACTCTGGCCGACGCCGTGACCGTAACCCTCGGCCCCAAGGGACGTAACGTCGTGATCGAGAAATCGTGGGGCGCCCCGACGGTGACCAAGGATGGCGTCACGGTCGCCAAGGAAATCCAGCTCGAAGACAAGTTCGAAAACATGGGCGCGCAGATGGTCAAGGAGGTCGCCTCGAAGACCTCCGACGTTGCCGGCGACGGTACGACCACCGCGACGGTCCTGGCCCGGGCCATCTTTACCGAGGGCTCCAAGATGGTGGCCGCCGGACACGATCCGATGACCATCAAACGGGGCATCGACAAGGCCGTCGCCAGGGCACTGGAGGAGCTCAAGAGCGTTTCCAAGTCTACCAAGGGTCGCGAGGAAATCGCCCAGGTCGGCACCGTTTCGGCCAACGGCGACACGACCATCGGGGATATCATTGCCGAGGCCATGGACAAGGTCGGCAAGGAAGGCGTGATCACCGTCGAAGAGGCCAAGAGCCTCGAAACCACCCTCGAAGTCGTCGAGGGGATGCAGTTCGACCGCGGTTATCTCTCGCCTTACTTCGTCACCGATCCCGAGCGCATGGAGACCGTGCTCGAGGATCCGTACATCCTCATTAACGAGAAGAAGATCAGCAACATGAAGGACCTGCTTCCCATTCTCGAGCAGGTTGCGAAGTCGGGCCGGCCGCTACTGCTGATCGCCGAGGACGTCGAAGGCGAGGCGTTAGCAACCCTGGTGGTCAACAAGATCCGCGGCACGCTGACCGCGGCGGCTGTAAAGGCGCCCGGATTCGGCGACCGCCGCAAGGCCATGCTGGAAGACATCGCCATCCTCACCGGCGGCCGCCTGATTGCCGAGGAACTGGGTATCCGACTCGAAAACGTCAACCTCAAGGATCTCGGCCGCTGCAAGCGCGTAGTCATCGACAAGGACAACACGACCATCATCGACGGGGCTGGCAAGAAGTCGGACATCGAGGGGCGCATCAAGCAGGTTCGCGCCCAGATCGACGAGACGACCTCCGACTACGACCGCGAAAAGCTCCAGGAGCGCCTTGCCAAGATGGTCGGCGGGGTCGCGGTCATCAAAGTCGGAGCCGCCACCGAAGTCGAGATGAAGGAGAAGAAGGCGCGTGTCGAGGATGCCATGCACGCCACGCGCGCGGCCGTCGAGGAGGGTATCGTTCCCGGCGGTGGTGTCGCTCTGGTGCGGGCCGCCGCTACCCTCGACAACCTCGAAGCGACGACCGAAGAGCGCGTCGGCGTCCAAATCGTCCGCCGCGCCATGGAGGAACCGACACGCCGCATCGCCGCAAACGCCGGTACCGACGGTTCGGTGATCCTGGACAAGGTGAAGAACGGCAAGGGCGCCTTCGGATTCAACGCGGCCAGCGAAGAATTCGGCGATCTCGTGAAGGAAGGCATCATCGATCCCACCAAGGTCGTGCGCACCGCGCTGCAGAACGCCGCCTCGGTGGCCGGCCTGCTCCTGACCACCGAGGCGGTGGTCGCGGAAAAACCGGAAAAGAAGGAGGCCGCCCCGGGCGGCGCACCCAACTACGACGACATGTAG
- a CDS encoding alkaline phosphatase — protein MRLARHGFRVPAIAVALVLVGGGTAARLSAQVPPPTWSAAFSTPTADAVLSGGARNVILFIGDGMGDSEITMARNYHVGAAGRLHMDRLPHTGAMTTYAVSEAQPPRPEYVTDSAASATAWATGRKTSNGRLSTTTGGGESLPTIAEMAKAHGLGTGNISTAELTDATPAALGAHVNSRKCQGPADMAPCPPFRRATGGPGSIAEQLLDRDFDVLLGGGKQRFAQALDSPESDAATVLEAARRRGYTVIEDASGLAAAPPEGKVLGLFAAAEMTPEWTGQPATRFPGTGPQRCRTGQRPARQPSLAEMTRVAIDRLQRAQAGKPRGFLLQVEGASIDKLGHLADPCAQIGETVALDAAVGVALDFAAAHPDTLVIVTGDHGHAVQILPLPDWTDHSPGLLSTLLTADGTPMHVAYATSATPGRYQEHSGTQVRVAAQGPSAERVQGIIDNTDLFTLMRDALGLPAPNGTGVR, from the coding sequence ATGCGATTGGCGCGCCATGGCTTTCGGGTGCCGGCCATTGCCGTGGCACTCGTGCTGGTCGGGGGCGGCACCGCAGCTCGGCTGTCGGCGCAGGTTCCTCCGCCGACGTGGAGTGCCGCGTTCTCGACACCAACCGCGGACGCCGTCTTGTCGGGAGGCGCACGCAACGTGATCCTCTTCATCGGCGACGGCATGGGCGATAGCGAAATCACCATGGCGCGCAACTACCACGTGGGAGCTGCCGGGCGGTTGCACATGGACCGCCTGCCGCACACCGGCGCCATGACGACTTATGCGGTGAGCGAAGCCCAGCCGCCGCGGCCGGAATACGTTACCGATTCCGCGGCCAGTGCCACCGCCTGGGCCACCGGACGGAAGACGAGCAACGGCCGGCTTTCCACGACCACGGGAGGCGGAGAGTCGCTACCCACCATTGCCGAGATGGCCAAAGCCCACGGGCTGGGGACCGGCAACATCTCCACCGCGGAGTTGACCGACGCGACCCCCGCTGCGCTGGGAGCGCACGTCAACAGCCGCAAGTGCCAGGGACCGGCCGATATGGCGCCCTGCCCACCGTTCAGGCGAGCCACGGGCGGTCCGGGGTCGATTGCGGAACAACTCCTGGATCGCGATTTCGATGTGTTGCTCGGCGGGGGGAAACAACGGTTCGCCCAAGCCCTCGATTCGCCGGAGAGCGATGCTGCGACCGTCCTCGAGGCGGCCCGGAGGCGGGGGTACACCGTGATCGAGGACGCCTCCGGCCTGGCCGCGGCCCCACCGGAGGGTAAGGTGCTCGGGCTCTTTGCGGCGGCCGAAATGACCCCGGAATGGACCGGTCAGCCGGCCACCCGATTCCCCGGCACCGGGCCACAACGCTGCCGCACCGGGCAGCGTCCCGCCCGGCAACCCAGCCTGGCGGAGATGACCCGCGTTGCCATCGATCGGCTGCAGCGGGCTCAAGCGGGGAAACCCCGGGGATTTCTGTTGCAAGTCGAAGGGGCCTCGATCGACAAGCTGGGCCACCTCGCCGACCCCTGTGCGCAGATTGGCGAAACCGTCGCGCTGGATGCGGCGGTCGGGGTAGCATTGGACTTCGCCGCCGCGCACCCGGACACGCTGGTTATCGTTACCGGCGACCACGGCCACGCCGTACAAATTCTACCGCTGCCGGACTGGACGGATCACAGTCCGGGCCTGCTCAGCACCCTGCTGACGGCGGACGGCACCCCGATGCACGTCGCCTACGCCACCAGTGCCACCCCGGGGCGCTACCAGGAACACAGCGGCACCCAGGTGCGAGTCGCCGCCCAGGGCCCCTCCGCAGAAAGGGTCCAGGGTATTATCGACAACACCGATCTGTTCACCCTCATGCGCGACGCCCTTGGCCTCCCCGCCCCCAACGGCACGGGGGTTAGGTAG
- a CDS encoding tetratricopeptide repeat protein, with amino-acid sequence MTTELPDTASDKAVLRGRTMRALGAGVLLGLAFLGACASKEQRAADHVSRGREYLAAEKYREAEIEFRNALQIDPKDAAAHYQLARAYLGMNDLNNAFAELQRALALDPKLRDARLELGRLYLAGGDGNKAEEQARNLIEANARDVDAYLLLATRFMIEGRTEDATNAVKEALAIAPNSAAVRLTEGRLLATQGKLEEAKQAMAQAIALDPDKLDAYTALAMFDRLRGENAAAEEVLKQAIAKFPKNSAPSFQLAELYLAEAKFDEAEAILDRMAKDGPDTLAAKRRLVDVYLERGKMPEAERGVTELVAANKDDLETRYVQARLLVARGDVQKAAAELEQILKEWPGFVRARYQLAIARVRENKLDQAVQELTTCLQYEPGFLAGRMLLARVYFQKGSADLSQEEAKRVLRAAPRSVDMQLIVSDTALARGNFPEARAAAEALVRDFPDRAQGYHRLGRALASEGKHAEAVVQLERALSLSPTSADILADLITVMAAEGKSEQLRIDRVRRHVDANPEVGNARLVLAQLLLASGDTAGGTATLEETISRNPDLLAAYFVLGSVYGQGGQLPQARAQFERLVQRDPKSVVAHMMLGVIDEMEGKYADAAQQYKQALDLQPEFAPAANNLAWHYAERENNLDIALELARKARAKLPDDPYIADTLGWILYKRNLFGAAIEQLKESAGKLPDNPEVRYHLGMAYLKNGDTARAQAELTAALEQKGQFPSADAARAALSGIEAEEPRP; translated from the coding sequence ATGACGACGGAGCTTCCGGACACGGCAAGCGACAAGGCGGTATTGCGGGGGCGCACGATGCGTGCGCTAGGGGCCGGTGTCCTCCTGGGGCTGGCGTTCCTCGGGGCGTGTGCAAGTAAGGAGCAGAGAGCCGCGGACCATGTCAGCCGAGGCCGGGAGTACCTTGCCGCGGAGAAATATCGCGAGGCGGAGATCGAGTTCCGCAATGCGCTGCAGATCGATCCGAAGGACGCGGCCGCGCACTACCAACTCGCGCGGGCCTATCTGGGCATGAACGACCTGAACAACGCGTTCGCCGAACTCCAACGCGCGCTGGCCCTGGATCCGAAGCTGCGCGACGCGAGGCTCGAGCTGGGCCGTCTTTATTTGGCCGGCGGCGACGGGAACAAGGCGGAGGAGCAAGCCCGCAATCTCATCGAGGCGAACGCCAGGGATGTCGATGCGTATCTCCTTCTGGCTACGCGATTCATGATCGAGGGCCGGACGGAAGACGCCACGAATGCCGTAAAGGAGGCGCTGGCGATAGCGCCGAACTCGGCGGCGGTGCGCCTGACCGAGGGGCGCTTGTTGGCAACGCAGGGCAAGCTCGAAGAGGCCAAGCAGGCCATGGCGCAAGCAATCGCGCTCGATCCCGACAAACTCGATGCCTACACCGCCCTGGCCATGTTCGACCGACTGCGCGGCGAGAATGCGGCCGCCGAGGAAGTGCTGAAACAGGCCATCGCGAAGTTTCCGAAGAACAGCGCGCCGTCGTTCCAGTTAGCGGAACTCTACCTCGCCGAGGCCAAATTCGACGAGGCGGAGGCGATCCTCGATCGGATGGCAAAGGACGGCCCCGACACCCTCGCGGCGAAACGGCGACTTGTCGACGTCTACCTCGAACGCGGAAAAATGCCGGAGGCCGAACGCGGCGTGACAGAACTGGTGGCGGCGAACAAGGACGACCTCGAGACGCGCTACGTCCAGGCCCGGTTGCTGGTCGCCAGGGGTGATGTGCAGAAGGCCGCGGCGGAACTCGAACAGATCCTCAAAGAGTGGCCCGGCTTCGTACGGGCCCGCTATCAGTTGGCAATCGCGCGCGTGCGCGAAAACAAGCTCGACCAGGCAGTGCAGGAGCTCACCACCTGCCTGCAATACGAACCCGGTTTTCTCGCCGGCCGCATGCTGCTGGCGAGAGTCTATTTTCAGAAGGGATCGGCCGACCTGTCGCAGGAAGAGGCCAAGCGCGTGCTCAGGGCGGCGCCGCGGAGCGTCGACATGCAGCTCATCGTAAGCGACACCGCACTCGCCCGCGGTAACTTCCCGGAGGCCCGGGCGGCGGCCGAGGCGCTGGTGCGGGACTTCCCGGACCGTGCACAGGGATACCACCGCCTCGGGCGTGCACTGGCGAGTGAAGGCAAGCACGCGGAGGCCGTCGTGCAACTCGAGCGCGCCCTCTCGTTGAGTCCAACCTCCGCGGATATTCTCGCCGACCTGATTACCGTCATGGCCGCCGAGGGCAAGTCGGAACAATTGCGCATAGATCGGGTGCGCCGGCACGTGGACGCCAATCCGGAGGTGGGCAACGCACGACTGGTGCTGGCGCAGTTGCTCCTGGCCAGCGGCGACACGGCGGGCGGAACGGCGACCCTCGAGGAGACCATCAGCCGGAACCCTGACCTGCTGGCGGCCTATTTCGTCCTTGGTTCCGTGTACGGCCAGGGTGGACAGCTACCCCAGGCCCGCGCGCAGTTCGAACGCCTCGTTCAGCGCGACCCCAAAAGCGTCGTCGCACACATGATGCTGGGCGTCATCGACGAAATGGAGGGGAAGTACGCGGACGCCGCGCAGCAGTACAAGCAGGCTCTCGACTTGCAACCGGAATTCGCTCCGGCCGCAAACAATCTCGCGTGGCACTACGCCGAGCGCGAAAACAACCTCGACATCGCTCTGGAACTGGCCCGTAAGGCGCGCGCAAAGTTGCCCGACGACCCCTACATCGCCGATACCCTGGGCTGGATCCTTTACAAACGTAACCTGTTCGGGGCGGCCATCGAACAACTCAAGGAGAGCGCCGGCAAGCTGCCCGATAATCCGGAGGTCCGCTACCACCTCGGTATGGCCTACTTGAAGAACGGAGACACGGCCAGAGCGCAGGCGGAACTGACCGCTGCCCTGGAGCAGAAGGGCCAGTTCCCGTCAGCCGACGCCGCACGCGCGGCCCTGAGTGGCATCGAGGCGGAAGAACCCAGGCCTTAG
- a CDS encoding Hsp20/alpha crystallin family protein — protein MTNLTLWRPHRELFNLQHDIEEMFDRFFDVDRARPGGGRRTPLMPAIETFTRDDRLVVRADLPGIDPAHVEIAVEGTRLTIKGERKWTSERTAPEGGYSEVTYGSFERALTLPEGVDPESVEASYKDGVLEVTMKTPANLAPRKVPITVH, from the coding sequence ATGACAAACCTGACTCTCTGGAGACCGCACCGCGAACTGTTCAACCTGCAGCACGACATCGAGGAGATGTTCGACCGGTTCTTCGATGTCGACCGCGCCCGGCCCGGCGGAGGCCGGCGGACGCCGCTGATGCCGGCGATCGAGACTTTCACCCGCGATGACCGGTTGGTGGTGAGGGCCGATCTTCCCGGAATCGACCCGGCGCACGTGGAGATCGCCGTCGAAGGTACCCGCCTGACCATCAAGGGCGAGCGCAAGTGGACGTCCGAGCGGACCGCGCCCGAAGGCGGTTACAGCGAGGTGACGTACGGCAGTTTCGAACGCGCCCTGACCCTGCCCGAGGGTGTCGACCCCGAGTCGGTCGAGGCCTCGTACAAGGACGGAGTCCTCGAAGTCACGATGAAGACACCGGCGAACCTTGCTCCCCGCAAGGTCCCGATCACCGTGCACTGA
- a CDS encoding VOC family protein, whose amino-acid sequence MLRLRQVALAARDLESVVDDLCAVLGIEVAYRDPGVGVFGLRNAVMPVGDTFIEVVSPVQEGTTAGRFLDRRGGDGGYMAIFQCDDLDVARVRVAAAGVRIVWSIDLPEARTIHLHPRDVGGAIVSLDTMVPPASWQWAGPHWRERVRSEVAIGIVGAEIEADDIEATAARWAAVLGVGVTVEGESRRVTLDGGEVRFVPAAAGRGDGMVTVDLAVADLARLLGTARRRGLAVTGNRVRIGGVSFRAVAAEAVRP is encoded by the coding sequence ATGCTTCGTCTGCGTCAAGTCGCTCTGGCCGCGCGCGATCTCGAGTCGGTGGTGGACGACCTCTGCGCGGTACTCGGGATCGAGGTAGCGTATCGCGATCCGGGGGTGGGTGTTTTCGGCCTGCGCAATGCGGTCATGCCGGTCGGCGACACGTTTATCGAGGTTGTGTCGCCGGTGCAGGAGGGGACTACCGCCGGGCGCTTTCTCGATCGTCGTGGCGGGGACGGCGGGTACATGGCGATCTTTCAGTGCGACGACCTCGACGTTGCCCGCGTGCGGGTGGCGGCGGCGGGGGTAAGGATCGTTTGGAGCATAGATCTGCCCGAGGCGCGGACGATTCACCTGCACCCGCGCGACGTCGGGGGTGCGATCGTGTCGCTCGACACGATGGTGCCGCCGGCGTCGTGGCAATGGGCAGGTCCGCACTGGCGAGAGCGGGTGCGCAGCGAGGTGGCGATCGGGATCGTCGGGGCAGAGATCGAAGCCGACGACATCGAGGCGACGGCGGCGCGTTGGGCGGCGGTTCTGGGAGTCGGGGTCACGGTCGAGGGCGAGTCGCGGCGGGTGACCCTGGATGGCGGTGAAGTGCGCTTCGTGCCGGCAGCGGCGGGGCGGGGTGATGGTATGGTTACGGTCGACCTCGCGGTAGCCGATCTGGCTCGATTGTTGGGGACCGCTCGCCGCCGCGGTTTGGCAGTGACCGGCAATCGCGTTCGTATCGGTGGGGTTTCGTTCAGGGCCGTGGCCGCGGAAGCGGTTCGCCCTTGA
- a CDS encoding EpsI family protein: protein MGEVAVGAVWRHYWITIGVLLAAVPLPGLLGRNDPVPLRRPLDSMSVELEGWRGRDEAIGERVAQRLGTRDVLLREYRDAAGNRVWLYVSYFARQQQGEQSHSPKNCLPGAGWQPIEDRRVPYPFGGPAAGEMNEIVFAKGDHRQLVYYWFRERDRIVASEYLVRWYMIVDAVMRQRTDGALVRVSTPVVRNEAEAQTTIAAFMRVAMPALDAVLPE from the coding sequence GTGGGTGAGGTGGCCGTGGGAGCGGTCTGGCGACACTACTGGATCACGATCGGTGTGCTGCTCGCCGCCGTACCCCTGCCGGGTTTACTGGGGCGCAACGATCCCGTCCCGTTGCGGCGCCCACTGGACTCGATGAGCGTCGAACTCGAGGGCTGGCGTGGGCGCGACGAAGCGATTGGCGAGCGCGTAGCGCAGCGACTCGGGACCCGCGACGTTCTGCTGCGCGAGTATCGAGATGCGGCGGGAAATCGGGTGTGGCTCTATGTCAGCTATTTCGCGCGCCAGCAGCAGGGCGAGCAAAGTCATTCGCCGAAGAACTGCCTGCCCGGAGCGGGTTGGCAGCCGATCGAGGATCGTCGGGTGCCGTACCCTTTCGGCGGGCCGGCGGCGGGGGAAATGAACGAGATAGTGTTCGCTAAAGGGGATCACCGGCAGCTCGTGTATTACTGGTTCAGAGAGCGCGACCGGATCGTTGCCAGCGAGTACCTGGTCCGCTGGTACATGATCGTAGATGCGGTCATGCGCCAGCGAACCGACGGGGCACTGGTGCGCGTTTCTACGCCGGTGGTTCGGAACGAGGCGGAGGCGCAAACGACGATTGCCGCGTTCATGCGAGTCGCTATGCCGGCGCTCGATGCGGTATTGCCCGAGTAG
- the xrt gene encoding exosortase has translation MGVIDLRSDGRVAGITDIRVALAVLLLVLVGAALYRNVLPLWVADLWVDDNYSHGIIVPFVSAWLAYDRRDDLARLVPQPSLVGLAIVLGGVGLLLVGRLAAELFTMRLSLVVVIVGVIVSVLGWGYARILALPLGFLLFMVPLPAVVLNSVTLPLQFAASEIAVTALHWLRLPALREGNIILLPNTSLEVVEACSGLRSLISLGAMGVVVAVLFLRGTGPRVLLAALSVPIAVLMNGARVAGTGVLSYYYGSEVAEGFFHTFSGWLVFVAALALLAAAAMVVRPLDRTSG, from the coding sequence GTGGGTGTGATCGACCTGCGATCGGATGGGCGGGTCGCCGGCATTACGGACATCCGGGTCGCCCTCGCCGTACTACTGCTGGTGTTGGTGGGGGCGGCGCTTTACCGCAATGTTCTGCCGCTCTGGGTGGCAGATCTCTGGGTCGACGATAACTACTCGCACGGGATAATTGTGCCTTTCGTGTCGGCGTGGTTGGCTTACGACCGGCGCGACGATCTGGCCCGACTGGTCCCTCAACCAAGCTTGGTCGGCCTGGCGATCGTCCTGGGAGGGGTCGGTCTGTTGCTGGTCGGTCGGTTGGCCGCGGAACTCTTCACGATGCGTCTTTCGCTGGTGGTCGTGATCGTGGGCGTGATTGTCTCGGTTCTGGGCTGGGGATACGCCCGGATACTGGCGCTACCGCTGGGGTTCCTGCTGTTCATGGTGCCGCTGCCGGCGGTGGTGCTCAATTCCGTAACCCTGCCGTTGCAGTTCGCCGCCTCCGAGATCGCGGTAACGGCGTTGCACTGGCTGCGCTTGCCGGCCCTGCGCGAGGGCAACATCATACTGTTGCCGAACACCTCGCTGGAAGTGGTCGAAGCGTGCAGTGGGCTGCGATCGCTCATTTCGTTGGGGGCGATGGGTGTCGTTGTGGCGGTCCTGTTTCTTCGCGGCACTGGACCGCGAGTGTTGTTGGCGGCGTTGAGCGTTCCGATTGCCGTGCTGATGAACGGCGCACGAGTGGCGGGCACCGGCGTCCTGTCGTACTACTACGGTTCGGAGGTCGCCGAAGGCTTCTTCCACACGTTTTCGGGTTGGTTAGTGTTCGTCGCGGCCCTGGCGCTCCTGGCCGCGGCTGCCATGGTGGTCCGTCCATTGGACCGTACCAGTGGGTGA
- the groES gene encoding co-chaperone GroES, translating to MRVRPLQDRVIVKRIDEEQKSPGGIIIPDTAKEKPQQGEVVAAGPGKRDENGHLQALDVRQGDRVLFGKYAGTEIKLEGEELLIMREDDILGVIER from the coding sequence ATGCGTGTGCGGCCGCTGCAGGACCGGGTGATCGTCAAGCGCATTGACGAAGAGCAGAAAAGTCCGGGCGGGATAATCATTCCGGACACGGCTAAGGAGAAGCCACAGCAGGGCGAAGTGGTTGCGGCCGGCCCGGGCAAGCGCGACGAGAACGGCCACCTGCAGGCCCTCGACGTCAGGCAAGGCGACCGCGTCCTCTTCGGTAAGTACGCGGGGACGGAGATAAAACTGGAAGGAGAAGAACTGCTCATCATGCGTGAGGACGACATCCTCGGCGTTATCGAGCGCTGA